One part of the Algibacter sp. L1A34 genome encodes these proteins:
- a CDS encoding DUF2339 domain-containing protein — protein sequence MKTELVSRTDKKVTPDKESVQKESVKEEIIPEVIKEDVLPPIEVPLTEQYTNEESVEEIYKPTYPSVVKLNDKDVGIIKNILVTAETSEDYKTLIKLRDKMVEVLGINNVKEETDIEFIRTLLEDYKYYTDTKNIEGVEAEMLLKTVDSAKTMAAAREKQVPQEPTVPLWERFKQKNPDLEKFIGENLINKIGILILVLGISYFVKYAIDKDWINEPARVGIGILAGSLVLFIAHKLREKYAPFSSVLVAGAIAIFYFTIAIAFHEYKLFSQEVAFGIMVVITAFSCLISLSYNRMELAILSLIGGFAVPFMVSTGSGNYLVLFTYIAILDIGILALAYFKKWQLLHILAFVFTILLFGGWVSKDVFSAEPHYLGALIFGFVFYLIFMVMTTISNLRSKGTFTGIQLTMLTTNNFVFYGIGMLVLTEYKPELRGLFTAFLALLNMGYSLLLFKKFGLDKKGIYLLIGLSLTFITLAIPIQFSGNNITIFWAIEAVMLMWLAQKSQIKSYRFAAVAVQILMLGSLLMDWLVYTEDSELTIILNPIFIAGILVVASLVAVHFLLRKDTEKLLKSGLQFNPVFYKKIAGIAAVIVGYFVGLVEVIYQSDQYFEFLGMLSVSLQYHLLFSAVFCFILYRNRTVVKDKIINVLAVFNIVTFAVGFSRIAMMEFEDNILYGNNNSIAYYLHILAIAFVIYFWYLIYNSNKTRKVFSIFNHKLAIWIAVFLLVLLASTEVILQGIYLMDFSSTEETFAANYRLISTGQYKIIKTGLPVLWGILSFVLLLWGIKKQLKSLRIIALTLLGITIVKLFAYDISNVSETGKIIAFILLGILILIISFIYQKIKVLVIDEEKTTENEDID from the coding sequence TTGAAAACAGAATTAGTTTCTAGAACTGATAAAAAAGTAACTCCTGATAAAGAAAGCGTTCAGAAAGAAAGTGTTAAGGAAGAAATAATTCCAGAGGTTATAAAAGAAGATGTTTTACCACCTATTGAAGTTCCTCTAACAGAACAATATACTAATGAGGAATCTGTAGAAGAAATATATAAACCAACTTATCCTAGTGTTGTTAAGCTGAATGATAAAGATGTAGGTATTATTAAAAACATATTGGTAACTGCAGAAACTTCGGAAGATTATAAAACATTGATAAAACTTCGAGATAAAATGGTTGAAGTTTTAGGAATTAACAACGTTAAAGAAGAAACAGATATAGAGTTTATAAGGACCTTATTAGAGGATTATAAGTATTACACAGATACGAAAAACATAGAAGGCGTTGAAGCAGAAATGCTGCTTAAAACAGTAGATTCTGCAAAAACTATGGCGGCTGCACGTGAAAAACAGGTGCCGCAAGAACCAACAGTTCCGCTTTGGGAACGCTTTAAACAAAAGAACCCAGATCTAGAAAAATTTATTGGAGAAAACCTGATTAATAAAATTGGTATTCTAATTCTAGTTTTAGGAATTAGTTATTTTGTAAAATATGCCATAGATAAAGACTGGATTAATGAGCCTGCACGTGTAGGTATTGGTATTTTGGCTGGTAGTTTAGTACTATTTATAGCACATAAATTACGTGAAAAATATGCGCCATTTAGCTCCGTGCTTGTTGCAGGTGCTATTGCTATATTTTATTTTACCATAGCCATTGCTTTTCACGAATACAAGCTATTTAGCCAAGAAGTAGCCTTTGGTATTATGGTTGTTATTACAGCTTTTAGTTGTTTAATATCTTTATCCTATAATAGAATGGAGCTTGCCATATTATCGCTTATTGGTGGGTTTGCAGTACCATTTATGGTAAGTACGGGTAGCGGAAACTACCTTGTATTATTTACTTATATCGCCATTTTAGATATAGGAATATTAGCTTTAGCTTATTTTAAAAAATGGCAACTCTTACACATTCTCGCTTTTGTATTTACCATTTTGCTGTTTGGAGGTTGGGTAAGTAAAGATGTATTTAGTGCAGAACCACATTACTTAGGCGCGTTAATATTTGGTTTTGTATTTTATTTGATTTTTATGGTGATGACTACCATAAGCAATTTACGATCTAAAGGTACTTTTACTGGAATACAATTAACCATGCTTACTACCAATAATTTTGTTTTCTATGGTATTGGTATGCTTGTTTTAACGGAATATAAACCAGAACTAAGAGGGCTTTTTACAGCGTTTTTAGCCTTGCTAAACATGGGGTACTCGTTATTGTTATTCAAGAAATTTGGTTTAGACAAAAAAGGCATTTATCTATTAATAGGTTTAAGTTTAACCTTTATTACGCTAGCCATTCCTATTCAGTTTTCTGGAAATAATATTACTATTTTTTGGGCTATAGAGGCAGTTATGCTTATGTGGTTAGCTCAAAAATCTCAAATTAAAAGTTATCGTTTTGCGGCTGTAGCTGTACAAATTTTAATGCTTGGCAGTTTATTAATGGATTGGCTTGTTTATACTGAAGATTCGGAATTAACAATAATTCTAAATCCAATTTTTATTGCTGGTATTTTGGTGGTTGCTTCGCTTGTAGCTGTTCACTTTTTATTACGAAAAGACACAGAGAAATTACTGAAATCTGGTTTACAGTTTAATCCTGTGTTTTATAAAAAAATAGCAGGTATTGCCGCCGTAATAGTTGGCTATTTTGTTGGGTTAGTTGAAGTTATTTATCAATCGGATCAATACTTTGAGTTCCTTGGTATGTTATCTGTTTCGTTGCAATACCATTTACTGTTTTCTGCTGTATTCTGCTTTATATTATATAGAAATAGAACGGTGGTTAAAGATAAAATTATCAATGTATTAGCCGTTTTTAATATCGTGACATTTGCAGTCGGTTTTTCTAGAATTGCTATGATGGAATTTGAAGATAATATACTTTACGGAAATAATAACAGTATTGCTTATTACCTGCACATATTAGCCATAGCTTTCGTTATTTATTTTTGGTATTTAATATACAATAGTAATAAAACGCGTAAGGTGTTTTCAATATTTAACCACAAACTAGCGATATGGATTGCTGTTTTTTTATTAGTGCTTTTAGCGAGTACTGAAGTGATCTTACAAGGTATTTACCTTATGGACTTTTCGTCTACAGAAGAAACTTTTGCTGCTAATTATCGTTTAATTTCCACTGGGCAATATAAAATAATAAAAACCGGCCTTCCTGTTTTATGGGGGATTTTATCTTTTGTATTACTACTTTGGGGTATAAAAAAACAATTGAAATCCTTAAGAATTATTGCTCTAACGCTTTTAGGAATTACTATTGTAAAACTATTTGCATACGACATTAGCAATGTTTCTGAAACAGGAAAAATTATTGCATTTATATTATTAGGAATCCTTATTTTAATTATTTCGTTTATATACCAAAAAATAAAAGTTTTGGTAATTGATGAAGAGAAAACTACTGAGAATGAAGACATCGATTAA
- a CDS encoding PAS domain-containing sensor histidine kinase, which produces MKFNIDYKELYNTSPSGYFCTLPDGTIIDANQRFLELTNYKREEVIEKKQFMDFLSVGSKIYYETVYSQTLKLSGTLEEINFDFKKKDGTKFPVLINSVEVKDKAGHHLYTQSAIFNISHRKKYEQELLIAKRKANNLSDELIQTNEELRRSSDLISQQKLQLEKFNHHLENKNSQLSSFTHIAAHNLRAPVSNLVSLQDFYKESTEEEDRTMLFSKIEIVIGHLNETLNELIESVKIQGNTNIVHDPITFDNVFDKTLEILEGQILDSKAVVTSNFSKVTKIEYPKLYMESIMLNLMSNSIRYRSPNRIPNIHFSSEINKNEVVLLATDNGLGIDLKKHGHKLFGLSNTFHRHPDSKGVGLFMIKTQIEAIGGSITAESDVDKGTTFKIILKKNI; this is translated from the coding sequence ATGAAATTTAATATAGACTATAAAGAACTTTATAACACCTCTCCTAGCGGTTATTTTTGCACTTTGCCAGATGGTACCATTATTGATGCAAACCAAAGGTTTTTGGAACTCACTAATTATAAGCGTGAAGAAGTTATAGAGAAAAAACAGTTTATGGATTTTCTTTCTGTGGGTAGTAAAATATATTATGAAACTGTCTACTCTCAAACTTTAAAACTAAGCGGAACTCTAGAAGAAATAAATTTCGATTTCAAAAAAAAAGATGGAACTAAATTTCCTGTTCTTATCAATTCAGTTGAAGTAAAAGATAAAGCCGGCCATCACTTATACACGCAATCGGCCATATTCAATATTTCTCATAGAAAAAAATATGAGCAAGAACTCCTTATTGCTAAAAGAAAAGCGAACAATCTATCTGATGAGCTGATACAGACAAATGAAGAATTACGGCGTAGTTCCGATTTAATTTCACAGCAAAAATTACAATTAGAAAAATTCAACCATCACCTAGAAAACAAGAATAGCCAACTTTCAAGTTTTACACATATAGCTGCTCATAATTTAAGAGCACCAGTTAGTAACCTAGTTTCCTTACAGGATTTCTATAAAGAAAGTACAGAGGAAGAAGATAGAACCATGCTTTTTTCTAAAATTGAAATAGTTATTGGTCATCTTAACGAAACCTTAAATGAGTTAATAGAGTCCGTAAAAATACAAGGAAACACAAATATTGTACATGATCCTATTACCTTTGATAACGTTTTTGATAAAACATTAGAAATTTTAGAAGGTCAAATTTTAGATTCAAAAGCAGTAGTGACTTCCAATTTTTCCAAAGTCACTAAAATTGAATATCCTAAACTTTATATGGAAAGCATTATGCTAAACTTAATGTCTAATTCTATTAGATATCGGTCTCCCAATCGTATTCCTAATATTCATTTCAGCTCAGAAATTAATAAGAATGAAGTTGTACTTTTGGCTACGGATAATGGGTTAGGAATAGATTTAAAAAAACATGGACATAAACTTTTCGGACTCAGCAATACATTTCATAGACACCCAGATTCTAAAGGCGTTGGGCTGTTTATGATTAAAACTCAAATAGAAGCCATTGGAGGTTCTATAACGGCAGAAAGTGACGTAGATAAAGGAACAACCTTCAAAATAATTTTAAAGAAAAATATATAA
- a CDS encoding LLM class flavin-dependent oxidoreductase codes for MKTQKIKYSILDLALVSEGHTLKQTYNDALELAQNAEAFGYTRYWLAEHHNAPNIGSSATSVLIGYVAQGTNTLNVGSGGVMLPNHSPLIIAEQFGTLASLYPNRIDLGLGRAPGTDRETAQAIRSDFMEAAHSFPNELEKIQTYFSKENASSKVRATVAEGVEVPIYILGSSTDSAHLAAKKGLPYAFASHFATTHLWDAISIYRKEFQPSKDLEKPYVMAGVNIIIADTDEEAQRLFTSLIRMIVGIFTGKRDFVQPPTDMTPDLEEIIQNPQVHQMLKYSFVGSKATVKAQVKTFMEQTKADELIAVTNIYDVKDRIRSYELFAEIMKELN; via the coding sequence ATGAAAACTCAAAAAATAAAGTATTCCATATTAGACCTTGCTTTAGTTTCAGAAGGTCATACACTTAAACAAACTTATAATGATGCGCTCGAATTAGCGCAAAATGCCGAAGCTTTTGGTTATACACGCTATTGGTTGGCAGAACATCATAATGCACCAAATATAGGGAGTAGTGCCACATCGGTTTTAATTGGTTATGTTGCGCAAGGTACAAACACGTTAAATGTGGGTTCTGGAGGTGTTATGTTACCAAACCATTCGCCATTAATTATTGCCGAGCAATTTGGTACGTTAGCTTCTTTATACCCAAACCGAATTGATTTGGGGTTAGGAAGAGCACCGGGAACAGATAGAGAAACAGCGCAAGCCATACGATCCGATTTTATGGAAGCCGCACATTCTTTTCCTAATGAATTGGAAAAAATACAAACTTATTTTTCTAAAGAGAATGCGAGTTCTAAAGTACGAGCCACAGTAGCAGAAGGGGTAGAGGTGCCTATTTACATTTTAGGTTCTAGTACAGATAGTGCGCATTTAGCGGCTAAAAAAGGATTGCCTTATGCTTTTGCAAGTCATTTTGCGACAACCCATTTATGGGATGCAATCTCTATTTATCGAAAAGAATTTCAACCATCAAAAGATTTAGAAAAACCTTATGTGATGGCTGGAGTTAATATTATAATTGCAGATACCGATGAAGAAGCACAGCGCTTATTCACTTCATTAATCCGCATGATTGTCGGCATTTTTACAGGGAAACGTGATTTTGTACAACCACCAACAGACATGACACCAGACCTAGAAGAGATTATTCAAAATCCGCAGGTTCACCAAATGCTAAAGTATTCTTTTGTAGGAAGCAAAGCGACGGTAAAAGCTCAAGTTAAAACCTTTATGGAGCAAACCAAAGCAGACGAACTTATTGCTGTTACTAACATTTATGATGTGAAAGATAGAATACGATCTTATGAGTTGTTTGCTGAAATCATGAAGGAGTTGAATTAA
- a CDS encoding GNAT family N-acetyltransferase, with product MINVEDQLKNPVWHSLKETHKKFAVNSNGVQFYHHEVCPFGAFFDETKTAEASSEYVKKSDSFFFVSENQTPIIDESKVLLDRKIDGCQMVLNKLSEVEITEDIVLLDETFIDEIYDLVWLVMPGYYKKRTFEMGNYYGVIKDGKLVSIAGQRMQTDLFIEISAVVTHPDYTRKGLAKQLISHNTKEILKANKTPILHTNKGNLAISLYEKLGFQLTRDMNWWLYHKK from the coding sequence ATGATAAATGTAGAAGATCAATTAAAAAACCCAGTTTGGCATTCATTAAAAGAAACGCATAAAAAGTTTGCTGTCAATTCTAATGGTGTACAATTTTATCACCACGAGGTTTGCCCTTTTGGAGCTTTTTTCGATGAAACAAAAACGGCAGAAGCTTCAAGTGAATATGTAAAAAAATCAGATTCATTCTTTTTCGTTTCAGAAAATCAAACGCCAATAATAGACGAAAGTAAAGTACTATTAGATAGAAAAATTGATGGCTGTCAAATGGTTTTAAATAAGCTATCTGAAGTTGAAATAACAGAAGACATTGTGCTGTTAGACGAGACTTTTATTGATGAAATTTATGATTTAGTTTGGTTGGTTATGCCTGGTTACTATAAGAAGAGAACATTTGAAATGGGCAATTACTATGGGGTAATTAAGGACGGTAAATTAGTTTCAATAGCCGGACAGCGTATGCAAACGGATCTTTTTATAGAAATTAGTGCTGTGGTTACTCATCCTGATTATACTAGAAAAGGACTGGCAAAACAGTTAATTTCTCACAATACAAAAGAAATTTTAAAAGCCAATAAAACACCTATTTTACATACAAACAAAGGAAATTTAGCCATTTCTCTTTATGAAAAATTAGGATTTCAGTTAACTCGAGATATGAATTGGTGGTTGTATCATAAAAAATAG
- a CDS encoding penicillin-binding protein activator LpoB translates to MKKQHIIIGLFIVGSLALGSCARKITRVAPDTQIDISGRWNDTDSRLSAEELTDEILTGNWITDFMQANGGKKPVLIVGLVRNKSHEHIEAETFTKDIEKALIKREVARVVSGGEMREELRAERADQQTNASMSTIKKFGLETGADFMLQGNINSIVDAHKREKVTYYQIDLELTNIQTNEKVWIGDKKIKKLIKN, encoded by the coding sequence ATGAAAAAGCAACATATTATTATAGGGTTATTTATTGTAGGATCACTAGCTTTAGGATCTTGTGCTAGAAAAATAACACGAGTAGCTCCAGACACACAAATAGATATTAGCGGCCGATGGAATGATACCGACTCCAGATTATCTGCTGAAGAATTAACAGATGAAATTTTAACCGGCAATTGGATTACCGATTTTATGCAAGCAAACGGTGGCAAAAAACCAGTTTTAATAGTGGGGTTAGTTAGAAACAAAAGCCATGAACACATTGAAGCGGAAACTTTTACCAAAGACATTGAAAAAGCACTTATAAAAAGAGAAGTGGCTCGTGTAGTTTCTGGTGGAGAAATGAGAGAGGAATTAAGAGCAGAGCGTGCAGACCAGCAAACAAATGCATCTATGTCTACAATAAAAAAGTTTGGTTTAGAAACGGGTGCCGATTTTATGCTTCAAGGTAATATTAATTCTATTGTGGATGCTCATAAAAGAGAAAAGGTAACTTATTACCAAATAGATTTAGAGCTTACTAATATCCAAACCAACGAAAAAGTTTGGATTGGCGATAAGAAAATTAAAAAGCTTATTAAAAACTAA
- a CDS encoding TlpA family protein disulfide reductase: protein MGNLKMNNVIKSIPVLDLDGAAIDLMMAYKNKVLLLIIYNNDCLGCTGRAIPLAYEFQLKYPSIQVAGIHADFVNREGTKASIKSIFTSGENPFPIYIDKHHQVYDQFKSEGTPQWLLISENGELFRSIFGSQDNAKNRLFYALESLCE from the coding sequence ATGGGTAATTTAAAGATGAATAATGTAATAAAAAGCATCCCTGTTTTAGATTTAGACGGTGCGGCTATAGACTTAATGATGGCATATAAAAATAAAGTTTTATTACTTATTATTTATAACAACGACTGTTTGGGCTGCACGGGTCGAGCCATTCCTTTGGCTTACGAGTTTCAACTAAAATACCCATCGATTCAGGTAGCAGGCATTCATGCAGATTTTGTAAATAGAGAAGGTACAAAAGCTTCAATTAAAAGTATTTTTACTAGTGGTGAAAACCCGTTTCCAATTTATATAGATAAGCATCATCAGGTTTATGATCAATTTAAATCTGAAGGCACACCACAATGGTTGCTTATTTCGGAAAATGGCGAACTGTTTCGTTCTATTTTTGGCTCTCAGGATAATGCTAAGAATCGCTTGTTTTATGCTTTAGAAAGCCTTTGTGAGTAG
- a CDS encoding cold-shock protein, producing MSKGTVKFFNDAKGFGFITEEGVDKDHFVHISGLVDEIREGDVVEFDLQEGNKGLNAVNVKVI from the coding sequence ATGAGTAAAGGAACAGTAAAATTTTTCAACGACGCTAAAGGATTTGGATTTATCACTGAAGAAGGTGTAGACAAAGATCATTTCGTACACATTTCAGGATTAGTAGACGAGATTCGTGAAGGCGATGTTGTTGAATTTGATTTACAAGAAGGAAACAAAGGACTAAATGCAGTTAACGTAAAAGTTATCTAA
- a CDS encoding response regulator: MIDKLPLIGIIDDDKIYHFMLTRIIKHNKLAERVIDFYDGEKAIEYLTDNTATKENIPDIIFVDNNMPIMDGWQFIDAYTRLEPEIKKKVYIFMVSSSIDPIDIERASKINQISDYIVKPIKLEEVKAIIDNLEKF, translated from the coding sequence ATGATAGATAAGCTACCTCTTATAGGAATTATAGATGATGATAAAATTTATCACTTTATGTTAACCCGAATTATTAAGCATAATAAATTAGCAGAAAGAGTAATTGATTTTTATGATGGTGAAAAGGCTATTGAGTACCTTACTGATAATACAGCAACTAAGGAAAATATCCCAGATATTATTTTTGTCGATAATAATATGCCAATTATGGATGGTTGGCAATTTATAGACGCATACACAAGGTTAGAACCTGAAATTAAAAAAAAGGTATATATCTTTATGGTAAGTTCTTCAATAGATCCAATCGATATTGAGAGAGCTAGTAAAATAAATCAAATCTCCGATTACATTGTAAAACCAATTAAATTGGAAGAAGTTAAGGCTATTATTGATAATTTAGAAAAGTTTTAA
- a CDS encoding COG3014 family protein has translation MKTTYLKITYCTALCVIFLCLNSCASYNTKSQEFQNDLQQGNTEQALRDIDTNPFLKKKRNSLLYYLEKGKIAYLNNNYELSNSFLNKADAFIEENKKALSSNVLGVVVNPEKETYMGEDFEKIAIHYYKALNYIFLDKPDDALVEAKRINLQLQEINDKYPAGKKNRYTSDAFALNLQGLLYEASGDINNAFISYRNAVDLYLDNKGSFFGTPLPEQLKKDVLRTAASLGFTNELHRYENVFETTYIANNTNIESELILFWENGLVPFKEQSYYNFTILPGNRDGIVSIHNEELNLTLPIPISTSYGQKSSFSDLDIFNVAFPKYVERKPYFSSATILKDANPSINFQLVENYDVIAFETLKDRTLREIGKVAIRLGTKKISEYYLKDKNADLGALLGVFNALSEHADTRNWQSLPQSIYYARIPLNKGDNTISVSLKTANGIQKEEKIQVKGKKGIQFKKITTLQSY, from the coding sequence ATGAAAACTACATATTTAAAAATTACGTATTGTACTGCTTTATGTGTCATTTTTTTATGCCTGAATAGTTGCGCGTCTTACAATACTAAAAGTCAAGAATTTCAAAACGATTTACAGCAAGGAAACACAGAACAAGCGCTTCGTGATATAGACACAAATCCATTCTTGAAAAAGAAAAGAAATTCACTTCTTTATTATCTCGAAAAAGGAAAAATAGCTTATTTAAATAATAATTATGAGTTAAGTAATTCTTTTCTGAATAAGGCCGATGCTTTTATTGAAGAGAATAAAAAAGCTCTAAGTAGTAATGTTTTAGGTGTGGTGGTAAATCCTGAAAAAGAAACCTATATGGGAGAAGATTTTGAAAAAATTGCTATCCATTACTACAAAGCGCTCAATTATATTTTTCTAGACAAACCAGATGATGCTTTGGTTGAAGCAAAAAGAATTAATCTTCAATTACAAGAAATTAACGATAAGTATCCCGCTGGTAAAAAAAATAGATACACCTCGGATGCTTTTGCTTTAAACCTACAAGGTCTGTTATACGAAGCTTCTGGCGATATTAATAACGCCTTTATTTCTTATAGAAATGCGGTAGATTTATATCTAGATAATAAAGGTTCTTTTTTTGGAACACCTCTACCCGAACAACTAAAAAAAGATGTTTTAAGAACCGCTGCTTCACTTGGTTTTACAAATGAACTCCATAGATATGAAAATGTTTTTGAAACAACCTATATTGCTAACAACACAAATATAGAAAGCGAATTAATCCTTTTTTGGGAAAATGGCTTGGTGCCCTTTAAGGAGCAAAGCTATTACAACTTTACCATATTACCAGGCAATAGAGATGGCATTGTTTCTATCCATAATGAGGAACTAAACTTAACGTTACCCATCCCGATAAGCACAAGCTACGGACAAAAAAGCTCGTTTTCAGATCTTGATATCTTTAATGTTGCTTTTCCAAAATATGTAGAAAGAAAACCTTATTTCTCGAGCGCAACCATTTTAAAAGATGCCAACCCAAGTATCAATTTTCAATTAGTAGAAAATTATGATGTTATTGCTTTTGAAACCCTAAAAGATAGAACGCTTCGCGAAATAGGAAAAGTAGCCATTAGGCTCGGTACAAAAAAAATATCGGAGTATTATTTAAAAGATAAAAACGCAGATTTAGGCGCACTCTTGGGTGTTTTCAATGCCTTATCAGAGCATGCCGATACACGAAACTGGCAAAGTTTACCCCAAAGTATTTATTATGCTAGAATTCCTTTAAATAAAGGTGATAACACCATTTCAGTATCACTAAAAACGGCCAATGGCATACAAAAAGAGGAAAAAATTCAAGTTAAAGGTAAAAAGGGTATTCAATTTAAAAAGATAACAACGCTGCAATCTTATTAA
- a CDS encoding alpha/beta fold hydrolase, which translates to MLKKLITRNNISIHGDGSKAMLLVHGYGCDQNMWRFITPEFKDDYKIILIDLVGSGKADEVAYDYDKYSTLEGHANDIIEICKALDLKDLIFVGHSVSAMIGTLAVIKNPDIFKKIIMIGPSPRYINDGDYFGGFTQSDIDELMETLDSNYLGWSSAMAPVIMGNPDRPELAEELEQSFCQNNPEIANHFAKVTFLGDNRSDLNKVTIETLILQSQSDVIASIEVGKYVHNNLSNSQFVILDAIGHCPHLSAPDQTIKAMKKFLT; encoded by the coding sequence ATGTTGAAAAAATTAATAACAAGAAATAACATTTCAATACATGGTGATGGTAGCAAAGCTATGTTATTGGTTCATGGATATGGCTGCGACCAGAACATGTGGCGGTTTATTACTCCAGAATTTAAAGATGATTATAAAATTATACTTATAGACCTTGTTGGTTCTGGAAAGGCTGATGAAGTGGCATACGACTATGACAAATATAGTACACTCGAAGGCCATGCTAATGATATAATTGAAATATGCAAAGCTCTAGACTTAAAGGATCTTATTTTTGTAGGACATTCTGTGAGTGCCATGATAGGTACGCTTGCCGTTATAAAAAACCCTGATATTTTTAAAAAAATAATTATGATTGGCCCATCTCCAAGGTATATTAATGATGGGGATTATTTTGGTGGTTTTACTCAAAGTGATATTGATGAGCTCATGGAAACCTTAGATTCTAATTACTTAGGTTGGTCTAGTGCAATGGCTCCCGTTATTATGGGAAATCCTGATAGACCAGAATTAGCCGAAGAGTTAGAACAAAGTTTTTGCCAAAACAATCCAGAAATAGCAAATCACTTTGCAAAAGTTACTTTCTTAGGCGATAACCGAAGTGATCTTAATAAGGTCACTATCGAAACGTTAATACTTCAAAGTCAATCGGACGTTATTGCTTCAATTGAAGTGGGAAAATATGTGCATAATAACCTATCTAATAGTCAATTTGTAATTTTAGACGCCATAGGTCATTGTCCGCATCTTAGCGCTCCCGACCAGACTATTAAAGCCATGAAAAAGTTTTTAACATAA
- a CDS encoding nucleoside deaminase produces the protein MCKEKFMQEAVNAALKGMNNNEGGPFGCVVVKDGKIVGRGNNKVTSTNDPTAHAEVTAIRDACNNLGSFQLDGCEIYTSCEPCPMCLGAIYWARPDKVYYGSNQVDAANIGFDDEFIYKEIPLPYEKRSIPFEQLARDIALEPFNEWTKKMDKTEY, from the coding sequence ATGTGCAAAGAAAAATTTATGCAGGAAGCTGTTAACGCAGCTTTAAAAGGAATGAACAACAATGAAGGCGGCCCATTTGGTTGCGTAGTTGTTAAAGACGGAAAAATAGTTGGTCGCGGTAATAACAAAGTAACATCTACCAACGACCCAACAGCACATGCCGAGGTTACAGCTATTAGAGATGCATGTAATAATTTAGGGTCGTTTCAGTTGGATGGTTGCGAAATATATACCTCTTGCGAGCCTTGCCCTATGTGTTTAGGCGCTATTTATTGGGCTAGACCAGATAAGGTTTACTACGGGAGTAACCAAGTAGATGCGGCTAATATTGGTTTTGATGATGAGTTTATCTACAAAGAAATCCCTTTACCATACGAAAAAAGAAGCATCCCGTTCGAGCAACTAGCTCGCGATATCGCTTTAGAACCATTCAATGAATGGACTAAAAAAATGGATAAAACGGAGTATTAA